From the genome of Triticum aestivum cultivar Chinese Spring chromosome 3B, IWGSC CS RefSeq v2.1, whole genome shotgun sequence, one region includes:
- the LOC123068757 gene encoding uncharacterized protein, translating to MVMDTTDPGYWLNWRFLLCATWVYSCMALACYLIWKYEGPSSPAGNDEGGDREEARPKVGPGVVYLEDCWKPCLEEIHPAWLLAFRLVSFLFMASVLVSDVIVDGWSVFLYYTQWTFLLVTLYFGLGSVLSFYGCYQYACKMDKSVGDHGSYIIAPTGESTYDDSIKSSCFNKTHDGREIAGFWGYLFQIMFQTNAGAVMLTDMVFWFILYPFLARNQYQMNFLLIGTHSLNALFIIGDTALNSLRFPWFRISYFMLWTGLFVSVQWIIHANVSIWWPYPFLDLTYPRAPVWYLVVALLHFPCYGLFALVLRIKRSLLESWFPHSYTYVK from the exons ATGGTCATGGACACCACTGATCCGGGCTACTGGCTCAACTGGAGGTTCCTGCTCTGCGCGACCTGGGTCTACTCCTGTATGGCCCTGGCCTGCTACTTGATCTGGAAGTACGAGGGCCCCAGTTCGCCGGCCGGCAATGACGAGGGGGGCGACAGAGAGGAGGCGCGGCCCAAGGTCGGACCCGGAGTTGTGTATCTTGAGGACTGCTGGAAGCCGTGCCTTGAGGAGATCCATCCCGCTTGGCTGCTGGCTTTTCGCCTTGTGTCGTTCTTGTTTATGGCTTCAGTGCTTGTCTCTGATGTTATTGTCGATGGATGGAGCGTCTTCCTTTACTACACTCA GTGGACCTTCTTGCTTGTCACCTTGTATTTTGGG CTTGGTTCGGTGCTTTCGTTCTATGGATGTTATCAGTACGCTTGCAAGATGGATAAATCTGTTGGAGATCATGGCTCTTATATCATTGCTCCAACGGGGGAAAGTACATACGACGATTCCATCAAAAGTTCTTGTTTCAATAAAACACATGATGGCCGGGAAATTGCAGGATTTTGGGGTTATCTGTTCCAGATTATGTTTCAG ACAAATGCAGGTGCTGTGATGCTTACGGATATGGTGTTTTGGTTCATTCTCTACCCTTTTCTTGCCCGGAATCAATATCAAATGAATTTT TTGCTGATTGGAACACATTCACTCAATGCTCTCTTCATAATTGGTGATACTGCTTTGAATAGCCTG CGTTTTCCATGGTTTAGAATATCATACTTCATGCTCTGGACAGGCCTTTTTGTCAGTGTTCAGTGGATCATCCATGCTAATGTGTCGATTTG GTGGCCTTACCCATTCCTAGACTTGACATACCCTCGCGCACCTGTCTG GTActtggtggtggcattgcttcactTCCCTTGTTATGGTCTCTTCGCCCTAGTCCTGAGGATCAAGAGGTCTCTCCTGGAAAGCTGGTTCCCGCATAGTTACACATACGTGAAGTAG